The following proteins come from a genomic window of Chryseobacterium glaciei:
- a CDS encoding AraC family transcriptional regulator: MKIQKEIIEFEDGKSFKLFSPSLKNCFFWHYHPEIELVYVEASNGIRHVGKNISDFRESELLLIGSNVPHLNFDYKIQTECKQLVLQMRENFLQDLIFPVPEFENIKHLLDRSYLGLSFYGEAKKIVVEKLHRMKDENSFESLIGLIEILNILANSDEVKELNNEDTRIKWFLNDKIRMGTIYDYINENYDKKTNVNEIAQIVSLSTPAFCRYFKKQTNMTFTDFVNNYRINQAKLLLLQNSCITEICFQVGFESLSYFNKLFKQHVGETPSEFKKKHLNKVEGMI; this comes from the coding sequence ATGAAAATCCAGAAAGAGATCATTGAATTTGAAGACGGAAAATCTTTTAAGCTGTTTTCACCCTCCCTGAAAAATTGTTTTTTCTGGCATTATCACCCTGAAATCGAGCTTGTTTATGTAGAAGCATCAAACGGAATCCGTCATGTTGGGAAAAATATTTCTGATTTTAGGGAAAGTGAATTGCTTTTAATTGGTTCTAATGTTCCTCACCTTAATTTTGATTATAAAATACAGACAGAATGCAAACAGCTGGTTTTGCAAATGCGCGAAAATTTCCTGCAAGACCTCATTTTTCCTGTTCCTGAATTTGAAAATATCAAACATCTTTTAGACCGTTCTTATCTCGGATTATCTTTTTACGGTGAAGCTAAAAAAATTGTTGTCGAAAAACTTCATCGCATGAAAGATGAAAATTCTTTCGAATCTTTAATTGGTTTAATTGAAATTTTAAACATTCTCGCAAATTCAGATGAAGTAAAGGAACTCAACAATGAAGACACCCGAATAAAATGGTTTTTAAACGATAAAATCAGAATGGGAACTATTTACGATTACATTAATGAAAATTACGATAAGAAAACCAATGTAAACGAAATTGCTCAAATTGTAAGTTTGAGTACTCCTGCTTTTTGTCGATATTTTAAAAAACAAACCAATATGACTTTCACTGATTTTGTGAATAACTACAGAATTAATCAGGCTAAATTATTGTTACTGCAAAATTCCTGCATTACGGAGATTTGTTTTCAGGTGGGGTTTGAAAGTCTTTCTTATTTTAATAAATTATTTAAACAGCATGTAGGAGAAACTCCCTCGGAGTTTAAAAAGAAGCATTTGAATAAGGTTGAGGGGATGATTTAA
- the lipA gene encoding lipoyl synthase gives MENLVQDTTVQKPKWIRVKLPTGKNYRELRTLVDKYKLNTICQSGSCPNMGECWGEGTATFMILGNICTRSCGFCGVKTGKPMDVNWDEPEKVARSIKLMKIKHAVLTSVDRDDLKDMGSILWGETVNAVRRISPGTTMETLIPDFQGLTKHIDRLVDVAPEVISHNMETVKRLTREVRIQAKYERSLEVLRYLKEAGQRRTKTGMMLGLGETKDEVFQTIEDIRNANVDIITLGQYLQPTKKHLPVKQFIMPEEFDEYGDFARSLGFRHVESSPLVRSSYHAEKHIH, from the coding sequence ATGGAAAATTTAGTTCAAGATACTACTGTTCAAAAACCAAAATGGATTCGTGTAAAACTGCCTACGGGAAAGAATTACAGAGAATTGAGAACTTTGGTTGATAAATATAAATTAAATACGATTTGCCAGAGTGGAAGCTGCCCAAATATGGGTGAATGTTGGGGAGAAGGAACAGCAACTTTCATGATCTTAGGAAATATCTGCACAAGAAGTTGTGGATTTTGCGGAGTAAAAACCGGAAAACCAATGGATGTAAACTGGGATGAACCTGAAAAAGTAGCGCGTTCGATTAAATTAATGAAGATCAAACATGCCGTTTTAACTTCTGTAGACCGTGATGATTTGAAAGATATGGGCTCAATCCTTTGGGGTGAAACCGTAAATGCAGTAAGAAGAATTTCTCCAGGAACCACTATGGAAACTCTGATTCCTGATTTTCAAGGGTTAACAAAACACATTGACAGATTGGTTGATGTAGCTCCGGAAGTGATCTCTCACAACATGGAAACCGTAAAACGTTTGACAAGAGAAGTAAGAATTCAGGCTAAATATGAAAGAAGCCTTGAGGTTTTAAGATATCTGAAAGAAGCTGGACAAAGAAGAACGAAAACGGGTATGATGCTTGGTTTAGGAGAAACTAAAGATGAGGTCTTCCAAACGATTGAAGACATCAGAAATGCAAATGTAGATATTATCACTTTAGGTCAATATTTACAGCCGACTAAAAAACATTTGCCTGTTAAACAATTCATTATGCCGGAAGAATTTGATGAATACGGAGATTTTGCAAGAAGTTTAGGTTTCAGACATGTTGAAAGTTCGCCACTTGTAAGAAGTTCTTACCACGCAGAAAAACATATTCACTAA
- a CDS encoding SIMPL domain-containing protein: protein MKLGHFLMIGLLTFGSLINAQEIKKNAIEVTGVAEMEVEPDEIIFNIGIKADNKNQLADNEKLLFETLKNDGVKNEDIKFKSMYQNLYPKTTKFTKSFQFKVNAKTNVSKLFEDLNQKWVSNLNIAEIKNTKIADFRKTVKINALKAAREKADYLLESIGKKTGTPLEIVEVEDYMSDSVLPVAYKSRMANVQMEAADAGADYSFDNIENIKLKYSIKTKYEIL from the coding sequence ATGAAATTAGGACATTTTTTAATGATCGGATTACTAACATTTGGAAGTCTGATCAATGCACAGGAAATCAAGAAAAACGCAATCGAAGTAACAGGAGTTGCTGAAATGGAAGTAGAACCGGATGAGATCATCTTTAACATCGGCATCAAAGCTGACAATAAAAATCAGCTCGCCGACAACGAAAAGCTTTTATTTGAAACACTGAAAAACGATGGAGTGAAAAATGAAGACATCAAATTCAAATCGATGTATCAAAATCTTTACCCTAAAACAACGAAGTTTACAAAGAGTTTTCAGTTTAAAGTAAATGCAAAAACCAATGTGAGTAAGCTTTTTGAAGATTTAAACCAAAAATGGGTAAGCAATCTGAATATCGCAGAAATCAAGAATACAAAAATTGCAGATTTCAGAAAAACGGTTAAAATAAATGCGTTGAAAGCTGCCAGAGAAAAAGCAGATTATCTCTTAGAAAGCATCGGTAAAAAGACCGGAACTCCGCTTGAGATCGTTGAAGTTGAAGACTATATGAGCGATTCTGTTCTTCCCGTTGCGTACAAAAGCAGAATGGCCAATGTACAAATGGAAGCTGCCGATGCCGGAGCAGATTATTCTTTCGATAACATTGAAAATATCAAGCTGAAATACAGCATCAAAACCAAATATGAGATTCTTTAA
- a CDS encoding NAD(P)/FAD-dependent oxidoreductase, whose protein sequence is MDLKSNEPFWLLKNGLMTSYPSLKSDEECDVLIIGGGITGSLIAHQMVEDGYKTILIDKREICNGSTSATTSMLQYEIDVPLYELIEKIGEKGAIASYKACSDSIDNLEKLTKKIKSKAGFKRKKSLYFASKKKDVSWLKKEFEARKEAGFDVKWLESKEILDKFGFENTFGGIVSKQGASIDAFKFAHELFDLNVRKGLKIFDKTEMKSVKYLKGYNLVSTTNGPQIKAKKIIYCIGYESKDLIKEDFVDLKSTFAVVSEIDHDKFKNITDTLVWNTDEPYIYMRTTDDGRMLIGGGDEDFQNPEKRDALLDKKEKEILKVLKKIKPDYHFYTDFVWAGTFGETKDGLPYIGEHPKFKNSYFVLGFGGNGITFSVTGMEMTSQFMKNKKHLLSRYFKFGR, encoded by the coding sequence ATGGATTTAAAATCTAACGAACCATTTTGGCTTTTAAAGAATGGATTGATGACCTCATATCCATCATTGAAATCAGATGAAGAATGTGATGTTTTAATCATCGGAGGCGGAATTACAGGAAGTTTAATTGCCCATCAAATGGTGGAAGACGGCTACAAAACAATTCTTATTGATAAGCGGGAGATCTGCAACGGAAGTACCTCAGCAACAACTTCAATGCTGCAATACGAAATAGACGTTCCTCTTTATGAATTAATTGAAAAGATAGGAGAGAAGGGCGCAATTGCGAGTTATAAAGCCTGTTCAGATTCAATTGATAATCTTGAAAAACTAACTAAAAAGATTAAATCCAAAGCAGGTTTTAAGCGAAAAAAATCTTTATACTTTGCATCAAAAAAGAAAGATGTTTCTTGGTTAAAAAAGGAATTTGAAGCCCGAAAAGAAGCAGGATTTGATGTGAAATGGCTTGAATCAAAAGAAATCTTAGATAAATTCGGTTTTGAAAATACTTTTGGAGGAATTGTTTCAAAGCAGGGTGCAAGTATCGATGCTTTTAAATTTGCCCATGAATTATTTGATTTAAATGTAAGAAAAGGATTAAAAATTTTCGATAAAACGGAGATGAAATCGGTTAAATATTTGAAAGGATATAATTTGGTTTCCACAACAAACGGTCCTCAGATAAAAGCGAAAAAAATCATCTATTGTATTGGTTACGAAAGCAAAGATTTAATTAAAGAAGACTTTGTTGATTTAAAAAGTACCTTCGCAGTTGTTTCTGAAATTGATCATGATAAATTCAAAAATATAACCGACACATTGGTCTGGAATACCGATGAACCTTACATTTACATGCGAACAACGGATGACGGCAGAATGCTGATTGGTGGCGGGGATGAAGACTTCCAAAATCCTGAAAAACGTGATGCTTTACTCGACAAAAAGGAAAAGGAAATTTTAAAAGTTTTAAAGAAAATAAAACCCGATTATCATTTTTACACCGATTTTGTTTGGGCCGGAACTTTCGGAGAAACGAAAGATGGACTTCCATATATTGGTGAACATCCAAAATTTAAAAACTCATATTTTGTTCTTGGCTTCGGCGGAAACGGAATCACTTTTTCTGTCACCGGAATGGAAATGACCTCTCAGTTTATGAAAAATAAAAAACATCTTTTGTCCAGATATTTTAAGTTTGGAAGATAA
- a CDS encoding Dps family protein → MKPNLGITDKNLKAIHGILNNVLADGNILYIKLRKFHWNLSGDNFMELHLLFEAQYTAVAQSIDDVAERISTLGGTAIGTTSEFASQSQLKENPGKVPTNQEMLKELVSDHESIVRALRKFVDDTDEKYKDAGTSDFLTELMQEHEKMAWKLRKYFKD, encoded by the coding sequence ATGAAACCCAATTTAGGTATCACAGACAAAAACCTGAAAGCTATTCATGGTATTTTAAATAACGTTCTCGCAGATGGAAACATTCTTTACATCAAATTGAGAAAATTCCACTGGAATTTATCCGGTGATAATTTTATGGAACTTCATTTACTTTTTGAAGCACAATATACTGCTGTTGCCCAAAGTATCGATGATGTTGCAGAAAGAATCAGCACGTTGGGAGGAACTGCAATTGGAACAACTTCCGAATTTGCAAGTCAATCTCAATTAAAGGAAAATCCAGGGAAAGTCCCTACCAATCAGGAAATGCTGAAAGAATTGGTAAGTGATCACGAATCAATTGTAAGAGCTCTGAGAAAATTTGTAGACGATACAGACGAAAAATATAAAGACGCCGGAACTTCAGACTTTTTAACCGAACTGATGCAAGAGCATGAAAAAATGGCTTGGAAACTGAGAAAATATTTCAAAGATTAA
- a CDS encoding VWA domain-containing protein, giving the protein MTTLKILTLAIGTAAFLSAQNPSQVGCIKRNPTVTAQRNFIQNEDPKSSIISKDNKIQVALLLDTSNSMDGLIDQAKSRLWNIVNTLTTLKYSGQAPQIEIALYEYGNDGLKDENYIRQVTPLTQDLDLVSEKLFALRTNGGSEYCGAVIRDASMNLNWDKNDKSMKLIYIAGNEPFDQGRINYKEVISTAKTKKIYTNTIFCGNRDEGIQSFWQNGASLGDGKYFNIDSDRKVIYIETPYDVRISECNAKLNDTYIYYGSKGSEYKTKQIAQDKNAEVQSAANAVERTVAKSKKNAYNNEHWDLVDRAEKDANFITTVKEDELPVELKGKSKEEVKKAVAVKSAARDKIQKEIEELSKKRQDFIDTEMKKRGSADSDDLGKAIEKSILELAKRNGYSS; this is encoded by the coding sequence ATGACAACTTTAAAAATCTTAACATTAGCGATAGGAACAGCAGCTTTTTTAAGCGCTCAAAACCCTTCACAAGTTGGCTGTATCAAAAGAAATCCTACAGTTACAGCACAAAGAAATTTCATTCAGAATGAAGATCCGAAATCTTCAATCATCAGCAAAGACAATAAAATTCAGGTTGCATTGTTATTGGATACTTCAAACAGCATGGACGGATTGATCGATCAGGCAAAATCCAGGCTTTGGAATATTGTAAATACGTTAACAACTTTAAAATACAGCGGACAGGCTCCACAGATAGAAATTGCCCTTTACGAGTACGGAAATGATGGATTGAAAGATGAAAATTACATCAGACAGGTCACTCCTTTAACGCAGGATCTCGACTTAGTTTCAGAAAAATTATTTGCTTTGAGAACCAATGGTGGAAGCGAATATTGTGGGGCCGTAATTCGCGATGCATCCATGAATCTGAATTGGGACAAAAATGATAAAAGCATGAAGTTGATCTATATTGCAGGAAATGAACCTTTTGATCAAGGAAGAATCAATTATAAAGAAGTAATTTCTACCGCCAAAACAAAGAAAATCTATACAAACACCATCTTTTGTGGAAATAGAGATGAAGGAATTCAATCGTTCTGGCAAAACGGAGCTTCTTTAGGTGACGGAAAATATTTCAATATCGACAGCGATAGAAAAGTGATCTACATTGAAACGCCTTATGATGTAAGAATTTCAGAATGCAACGCAAAACTGAACGATACTTACATTTATTATGGAAGCAAAGGTTCGGAATATAAGACCAAACAGATTGCTCAGGATAAAAATGCTGAGGTTCAGTCCGCTGCCAATGCTGTTGAGAGAACGGTTGCCAAATCTAAAAAGAATGCTTACAATAATGAACATTGGGATTTGGTAGACCGTGCCGAAAAAGACGCCAATTTTATTACAACTGTAAAAGAAGATGAGCTTCCTGTCGAATTAAAGGGAAAAAGCAAAGAAGAAGTTAAAAAAGCAGTTGCCGTAAAATCTGCTGCCCGCGATAAAATTCAAAAGGAAATTGAAGAATTATCTAAAAAACGTCAGGATTTCATTGATACTGAAATGAAAAAACGTGGAAGTGCAGATTCTGATGACCTTGGAAAAGCTATTGAGAAATCTATTCTTGAATTGGCCAAAAGAAATGGATATAGTTCGTAA
- a CDS encoding STAS/SEC14 domain-containing protein, with protein MITIIPEAPENVAAFSATGEVTKENFENLVIPHVKKKVEEFDELNYLLYLDTNLGNFTAGAWLQDMLLGLKNLTKWNRAAIVTDNESVQNFTDIFSVLMPGEFKSFPKENLYNALYWCKNGNEVEV; from the coding sequence ATGATAACGATTATTCCAGAAGCTCCGGAAAATGTTGCGGCTTTTAGTGCCACCGGCGAAGTGACAAAAGAAAATTTTGAAAATCTTGTAATTCCACACGTAAAAAAGAAAGTTGAAGAGTTTGACGAGCTTAATTATCTCCTCTATCTCGATACAAATCTTGGTAATTTCACCGCAGGAGCATGGTTGCAGGATATGTTGTTAGGTTTAAAAAATCTCACAAAATGGAACCGAGCAGCTATTGTAACGGATAATGAAAGCGTACAGAATTTCACCGATATTTTCAGCGTTCTAATGCCTGGCGAATTCAAATCTTTCCCGAAAGAAAATCTATACAACGCTTTATACTGGTGTAAAAACGGAAATGAAGTCGAGGTTTAA
- a CDS encoding SIMPL domain-containing protein (The SIMPL domain is named for its presence in mouse protein SIMPL (signalling molecule that associates with mouse pelle-like kinase). Bacterial member BP26, from Brucella, was shown to assemble into a channel-like structure, while YggE from E. coli has been associated with resistance to oxidative stress.): protein MKNILCFASALLFQFTFSQVSGNINYQNQVRYVDNNIAVAIPSNNEIFINIKGLANVKAEKYVAIFSLTQVGETAEEVNELMDKRLNTALSQIKTNKTIETYIDMVSFVPVYNYTVEKKIFSRKTYNEVPGGFELKKNLHIQFTNPSQLNDIITILSKNEIYDLVRVDYFASSLETVKKELMNKARITLQEKVKNYETMLGETFANTTKSINDGFKTSLPTEMYKSYEAYNSSTLALSRIANVNQAAKTATLYYQPILDKEFDFVINPTILEPVIQVMYEIKMVISKEKKNQKENKSYILITPTGEMKDLNINNPQ, encoded by the coding sequence ATGAAAAACATTTTATGTTTTGCTTCGGCTCTATTATTTCAATTTACATTTTCGCAGGTTTCAGGGAATATTAATTATCAAAATCAAGTTCGTTATGTTGATAATAATATTGCAGTTGCTATCCCTTCAAATAATGAAATCTTCATTAATATTAAAGGACTTGCCAATGTAAAAGCAGAAAAGTATGTTGCTATTTTCAGTCTTACGCAGGTGGGAGAAACTGCAGAAGAAGTGAATGAATTAATGGATAAGCGCCTTAACACAGCACTTTCCCAAATAAAAACAAATAAAACAATAGAAACTTATATTGATATGGTTTCGTTTGTTCCTGTTTATAATTACACTGTTGAAAAAAAGATTTTCAGCAGAAAAACATACAATGAAGTTCCGGGTGGATTTGAATTAAAGAAAAATCTTCATATTCAATTTACAAATCCTTCGCAGCTCAACGATATCATTACCATTCTTTCTAAAAATGAAATTTATGATCTTGTAAGAGTAGATTATTTTGCAAGCAGTCTGGAAACCGTGAAAAAGGAATTGATGAACAAAGCAAGAATCACTCTTCAGGAGAAGGTTAAAAACTATGAAACGATGCTTGGAGAAACTTTTGCTAACACAACCAAAAGCATCAACGACGGTTTCAAAACTTCACTTCCCACGGAAATGTATAAATCCTACGAAGCTTATAACAGCTCTACTCTAGCGCTTTCAAGGATTGCTAATGTTAATCAGGCTGCTAAAACGGCAACACTCTATTATCAGCCGATTCTTGACAAGGAATTTGATTTCGTCATCAATCCTACAATCTTAGAACCTGTAATTCAGGTGATGTATGAAATTAAAATGGTTATTTCAAAAGAGAAAAAAAACCAGAAGGAAAACAAATCATATATTTTGATTACTCCAACCGGAGAAATGAAAGATTTAAACATCAATAATCCTCAATAA
- a CDS encoding DUF4139 domain-containing protein has protein sequence MKRYLILLIFSISLFKAQEIKKEIDVKQATIFLQGAKVFGSTNVSLQKGRNMVKIINLPNDLDENTYKINLEKNTTLLSITPQSNFLKNDELSEGEKKLETERKKLQRQVSLLNIQISNLSGEQNIIKDNLKISDSNKVTPQEQLIKLTEFYRKRMLEIDNQVFLLNEQKSVLDESIAKINKEFTEEQTHKNTNKKELLLEILADNDTNLDLGISYIVSNAGWIPSYDLRAESTKKPLEMVYKGKIYQKTGQDWNNVKLFVSTYRPSYNQNRPILSPLYVAEYKAYNPQTEVADYKMKKVSAEVNSYQMRDDVAKPSQIPVATVSDNQMNVMYELKYSQTIVSQEKEQYVILDKKQIDATYKYHVVPKLNNQVFLMAFIKNWQNLNLISGEANIYFEDNYIGKTNITSNYVKDEFPISLGVDERINVKRIKFEDKTAQKNFNTNKWETESYQISIRNNTKENIELEILDQLPISENSKILVKTLEIGDGNLDEKTGSILWNRKIGSGSSDKINFSYEVKYPKDMQIQYYSR, from the coding sequence ATGAAACGTTATTTAATACTACTCATTTTTTCAATTTCACTTTTTAAAGCTCAAGAAATTAAAAAGGAAATTGATGTAAAACAGGCAACGATATTTTTGCAAGGCGCAAAAGTTTTCGGAAGCACCAATGTCAGTTTACAGAAAGGAAGAAATATGGTAAAAATTATCAACCTTCCCAATGATCTTGATGAAAATACCTATAAAATAAACCTTGAAAAAAATACAACTCTTCTTTCTATCACTCCACAAAGTAATTTTTTGAAAAATGATGAATTATCTGAGGGCGAGAAAAAGCTGGAAACGGAAAGAAAAAAACTGCAGAGACAGGTTAGTCTTTTAAATATTCAGATTTCAAACTTATCGGGTGAACAGAATATTATTAAGGATAATTTAAAGATTTCAGATAGTAATAAAGTTACACCTCAGGAACAGCTTATCAAGCTCACTGAATTTTATAGAAAAAGAATGCTTGAAATTGATAATCAGGTATTTCTTCTGAACGAACAAAAATCTGTTTTAGATGAAAGTATTGCAAAGATCAACAAAGAGTTTACAGAAGAACAAACTCATAAAAACACCAATAAAAAAGAACTTTTGCTTGAAATTTTAGCGGATAACGATACGAATTTGGATTTAGGTATAAGTTATATCGTTTCCAATGCAGGCTGGATTCCGTCTTATGATTTGAGAGCCGAGTCTACAAAAAAACCGCTGGAAATGGTTTATAAAGGAAAAATCTACCAGAAAACCGGACAAGACTGGAATAATGTAAAGCTTTTTGTTTCGACCTACAGACCTTCATATAATCAAAACAGACCTATTTTATCTCCGCTTTATGTTGCTGAATATAAGGCATACAATCCGCAAACGGAAGTTGCTGATTATAAAATGAAAAAGGTATCTGCGGAAGTCAATTCATATCAAATGAGAGATGATGTTGCAAAACCAAGTCAGATTCCTGTGGCAACTGTTTCTGATAATCAAATGAATGTAATGTATGAATTGAAATACAGCCAGACCATTGTAAGTCAAGAAAAAGAACAATACGTGATTCTCGACAAAAAACAAATTGATGCGACTTATAAATATCACGTGGTTCCTAAGTTGAATAATCAGGTTTTCCTGATGGCTTTTATTAAAAACTGGCAAAACCTCAACCTTATTTCTGGTGAAGCAAATATCTATTTTGAAGACAATTACATCGGAAAAACCAATATTACAAGCAATTATGTGAAAGATGAATTCCCAATTTCTCTTGGCGTAGATGAAAGAATTAATGTAAAAAGGATAAAATTCGAAGATAAAACCGCTCAAAAGAATTTCAACACCAACAAATGGGAAACAGAATCTTACCAAATAAGCATCCGAAACAACACCAAAGAAAATATTGAACTGGAAATCCTTGATCAGCTTCCTATCAGCGAAAATTCTAAAATTTTAGTGAAAACTTTAGAGATCGGCGACGGAAATCTTGATGAAAAAACCGGAAGTATTCTTTGGAACAGAAAAATCGGAAGTGGAAGTTCAGATAAAATCAATTTCTCTTATGAAGTGAAATATCCGAAAGACATGCAAATTCAATATTACAGCAGATAA
- a CDS encoding RNA polymerase sigma factor translates to MNDEQLFLLINKAKEKDQKAQTKLINVFWVDVFSFVMKKVGDENDADEITVNVFSKVLSKLDLFDPHFQFKTWILTIAQNTIIDFWRKKSRENQDPTENLDEVKNQYAKSPEELMISNEEQKKIIKTIESLDANYQDIIKLRFFEEKSIKEIAEELGISVANTKVRVMRAKKVLAELLKNNEFDDN, encoded by the coding sequence ATGAACGACGAACAATTATTCCTGCTCATCAACAAAGCCAAGGAAAAAGATCAGAAAGCTCAAACCAAACTCATTAATGTTTTTTGGGTGGATGTTTTCTCTTTTGTGATGAAGAAAGTAGGGGATGAAAATGATGCAGACGAAATTACAGTAAATGTTTTCTCAAAAGTACTGTCGAAACTAGACCTGTTTGATCCACATTTTCAGTTTAAAACCTGGATTTTAACGATCGCTCAAAACACAATCATCGATTTCTGGAGAAAAAAATCAAGAGAAAACCAAGATCCAACCGAAAATCTGGACGAGGTAAAAAATCAATACGCAAAATCTCCCGAAGAGCTAATGATTTCCAATGAAGAGCAAAAAAAGATCATCAAAACCATTGAATCTTTGGATGCTAATTATCAGGATATTATCAAGCTAAGATTTTTCGAGGAAAAAAGTATCAAAGAAATCGCAGAAGAATTGGGGATTTCTGTTGCTAACACGAAAGTACGTGTCATGCGCGCTAAAAAAGTTCTTGCTGAATTATTGAAAAATAATGAGTTTGATGATAATTAA
- a CDS encoding MFS transporter yields MIDKRIIPLAIGGLGIGTTEFTVMGLLPDIAKTLQITIPETGHLISAYALGVVVGAPILIGYSVKFPPKKVLMALMVIFTIFNALSAIAPDYTSMLIIRFLSGLPHGAFFGVGTVVASRLAGKGKEAFYISLMFTGLTVANLAMVPLVTYIGHTFHWRWYFAIVAVIGLIALVSLKLWLPAMDKNEDTHFLEELKFLKGKQAWLVLMITAIGFGGLFTWFSYITPLMTVVAGIQSSQMAYVMILAGAGMVVGNLAGGFLSDKLGPEKTCSLLLFLMMISLAGVFFLSEYQSLALGLTFICGALSMSVAAPINIMMMKAAPKSEMMAAAFMQAAFNIANAMGAFFGGIPLEHGLSFNYPSLVGVGMTLIGLIISIRYMYLYRSSKSEKLNVECVPCDK; encoded by the coding sequence ATGATTGATAAAAGGATAATTCCACTCGCAATAGGTGGATTGGGGATCGGAACTACAGAGTTTACGGTGATGGGGTTGCTGCCTGATATTGCAAAAACGTTACAAATCACAATTCCGGAAACAGGACATTTGATTTCTGCTTATGCACTAGGTGTTGTGGTTGGAGCGCCAATATTAATTGGATATTCCGTAAAATTTCCACCTAAAAAAGTATTGATGGCATTGATGGTCATCTTTACAATATTTAATGCTTTATCGGCTATTGCGCCTGATTACACATCGATGTTGATTATTAGATTCTTGTCTGGCCTTCCTCACGGAGCATTTTTCGGAGTGGGAACTGTCGTAGCTTCAAGACTTGCCGGAAAAGGAAAAGAGGCATTTTATATATCATTAATGTTTACAGGACTTACAGTAGCCAATCTCGCGATGGTTCCGTTGGTAACTTATATTGGCCATACTTTTCATTGGAGATGGTACTTTGCGATTGTCGCTGTCATCGGTTTGATAGCTTTGGTTTCGTTAAAACTTTGGCTTCCTGCGATGGATAAAAATGAAGACACCCATTTCTTAGAAGAACTGAAATTCTTAAAAGGAAAACAGGCTTGGTTGGTATTAATGATCACAGCAATTGGTTTCGGAGGACTTTTCACTTGGTTTAGTTATATTACACCTTTAATGACTGTTGTTGCAGGAATTCAAAGTAGTCAGATGGCTTACGTAATGATTCTTGCCGGAGCCGGAATGGTTGTCGGGAACTTAGCAGGCGGATTTTTATCAGATAAACTCGGTCCCGAAAAAACCTGTTCATTATTACTTTTCTTAATGATGATCTCGTTAGCGGGTGTATTTTTCCTTTCTGAATATCAAAGTTTAGCTTTAGGTTTAACATTTATTTGTGGAGCTTTATCAATGTCTGTGGCTGCACCAATTAACATCATGATGATGAAAGCAGCACCAAAAAGTGAAATGATGGCAGCCGCTTTTATGCAGGCAGCTTTCAATATAGCAAATGCGATGGGCGCTTTCTTTGGCGGAATTCCTTTGGAGCATGGACTATCATTCAATTATCCTTCATTGGTCGGAGTTGGAATGACATTGATCGGATTGATCATCAGCATCCGATACATGTATCTGTATCGATCATCAAAATCTGAAAAACTCAATGTGGAATGCGTTCCATGTGATAAATAA